Proteins encoded within one genomic window of Cyanobium sp. Tous-M-B4:
- a CDS encoding DUF3143 domain-containing protein codes for MTDMPSSQTPLYHHPLPALEHWLDQLGAKRQRANPCLWDLHRPEWSAQIELEVDELKVSWHSDGQVCVRHFPYGLSRADAEAVILAGP; via the coding sequence ATGACCGATATGCCCAGTTCCCAGACACCGCTGTACCACCACCCCCTGCCTGCTCTGGAGCACTGGCTGGATCAGTTGGGTGCCAAGCGGCAGCGCGCCAATCCCTGCCTCTGGGACCTGCACCGCCCCGAATGGAGCGCCCAGATTGAGCTGGAGGTGGACGAGCTCAAAGTGAGCTGGCACAGCGACGGCCAGGTGTGTGTGCGTCACTTTCCCTATGGCTTGTCGCGGGCCGATGCCGAAGCGGTGATCCTGGCGGGGCCTTAA
- the bioD gene encoding dethiobiotin synthase, producing the protein MSSCSNALVICGTDTDVGKTVVSALVVQGLGATYWKPVQSGLEGGGDSGRLQALLQLPAERLLPEAYRLQTPVSPHWAAELEGITIDPARLALPAVAGPLVVETAGGLLVPLRRDWLQIDQLATWGLPVLLVARSGLGTLNHTLLSVQALRQRSIPLLGLVLNGPLHPDNPATLAALAQAPVLAQLPPLEPLTASGLAAQWQAQELGRTLTAAMGAGPNPRR; encoded by the coding sequence ATGAGCAGCTGCAGCAACGCCCTGGTGATCTGCGGCACAGACACCGACGTGGGCAAAACCGTGGTGAGCGCCCTTGTGGTGCAGGGGCTCGGGGCCACCTACTGGAAACCGGTGCAAAGCGGACTGGAAGGCGGCGGCGACTCGGGCCGCCTGCAGGCCCTGCTGCAGCTGCCAGCGGAGCGGTTGCTGCCGGAGGCCTACCGGCTGCAGACGCCGGTGTCACCCCACTGGGCAGCCGAACTAGAGGGCATCACGATCGACCCGGCCCGGCTGGCCCTGCCGGCAGTGGCCGGGCCATTGGTAGTTGAGACCGCCGGTGGGCTGCTGGTGCCCCTGCGCCGCGACTGGCTGCAAATCGATCAGCTAGCCACCTGGGGGCTGCCGGTGCTGCTGGTGGCCCGCAGCGGCCTGGGCACCCTCAACCACACCCTGCTGTCGGTGCAGGCCCTGCGCCAGCGCTCGATTCCCCTGCTGGGACTGGTGCTGAATGGCCCGCTCCATCCCGACAATCCCGCCACCCTGGCCGCCTTGGCCCAAGCGCCCGTGCTAGCCCAGCTGCCACCTTTAGAACCGCTCACCGCCTCGGGGCTGGCTGCCCAATGGCAGGCGCAAGAGCTGGGCCGTACCCTGACGGCAGCCATGGGCGCAGGCCCAAACCCCCGCCGATGA
- a CDS encoding methyltransferase domain-containing protein, producing MNANPVRDTVLSDTLLDDSVFSARVSSRFGRHAAGYARHARLQQGVAWRLAHLCAPLHLAAGPRADLGAGSGLVGQALRAQGCQEALLQLDICPELLAHNPLTTAGGQLGWDLNRGLPEQLGQASLLTSSFALQWLENPPAQVQHWCEQLRPGGWLGLAVPTSASFPQWHQAAAAAGVPCTALSLPDAEALLAATSRGGLMAHYSRRLRFSRAYGSGLGFLQQLQGLGASASRASRLSAAELRRLLHCWPADGCVSWEVLVLLGQRPGP from the coding sequence ATGAACGCAAATCCAGTGCGTGACACGGTTTTAAGTGACACGCTGTTAGATGACTCAGTGTTCAGCGCGCGCGTGAGCAGCCGCTTCGGCCGCCATGCCGCCGGCTACGCCCGCCATGCCCGCCTGCAGCAGGGGGTGGCCTGGCGCCTGGCCCACCTATGCGCGCCCCTCCACCTTGCCGCCGGCCCAAGGGCCGATCTGGGCGCCGGCAGCGGCCTGGTGGGGCAGGCGCTGCGGGCTCAGGGATGCCAGGAAGCCCTCCTGCAGCTTGATATCTGCCCCGAACTACTGGCCCATAACCCCCTGACCACTGCCGGCGGCCAGCTCGGCTGGGACCTCAACCGGGGGCTGCCGGAGCAACTGGGCCAGGCCTCCCTGCTCACCTCCAGCTTCGCCTTGCAGTGGCTGGAGAATCCCCCAGCCCAAGTGCAGCACTGGTGCGAGCAGTTGCGGCCAGGGGGCTGGCTCGGCCTGGCGGTGCCGACAAGCGCCAGTTTTCCCCAGTGGCACCAGGCCGCCGCGGCTGCAGGGGTGCCCTGCACAGCCCTGAGCCTGCCCGACGCCGAAGCCCTGCTGGCAGCCACCAGCCGGGGCGGCCTGATGGCTCACTACAGCCGCCGGCTGCGCTTCAGCCGCGCCTACGGCAGCGGCCTCGGCTTTCTGCAGCAGCTACAGGGCCTCGGGGCCAGCGCCAGCCGGGCCAGCCGCCTCAGTGCGGCCGAGTTGCGCCGGCTGCTGCACTGCTGGCCAGCAGATGGCTGCGTCAGCTGGGAAGTATTAGTGCTACTTGGTCAGCGACCCGGCCCATGA
- a CDS encoding alpha/beta fold hydrolase — MQLIAMHGWAGDAQGWEPFHSAWSARGWAWQCGERGYGGQAPRPVAWQSDQGLKLVIAHSLGPHLLPASVLAQADAVVLLASFGAFLPEGPGGRRLRSAVAAMASQLAGPEASTMLQTFMERAAAPQPASLLPPGIAAAPLDASGRQRLAEDLNLLAATAGLPPGFPLQARVLIVEGGEDQIVNPQARQQLRSLLPAADTLVLAGVGHCLLSPALVPTVCGWIEGLP, encoded by the coding sequence ATGCAGCTGATCGCCATGCACGGATGGGCCGGCGATGCCCAGGGCTGGGAACCATTCCACAGCGCCTGGAGCGCCCGCGGTTGGGCGTGGCAGTGCGGCGAACGGGGCTACGGCGGGCAAGCGCCCAGGCCGGTGGCCTGGCAGAGCGACCAGGGGCTGAAGCTGGTGATCGCCCACTCGCTGGGCCCCCACCTGCTGCCCGCCTCCGTGCTGGCCCAGGCCGATGCGGTGGTGCTGCTCGCCAGCTTCGGAGCATTCCTGCCCGAGGGCCCCGGCGGCCGCCGGCTGCGCAGCGCCGTGGCGGCCATGGCAAGCCAGCTGGCCGGCCCCGAAGCGAGCACCATGCTGCAAACATTTATGGAGCGCGCCGCAGCCCCCCAGCCCGCCAGCCTGCTGCCACCCGGCATCGCCGCCGCCCCCCTTGATGCCTCCGGCCGCCAGCGGCTGGCAGAAGATCTAAACCTGTTGGCGGCCACGGCGGGGCTACCGCCTGGCTTCCCGCTCCAGGCGCGGGTGTTGATAGTGGAGGGCGGCGAGGATCAGATCGTGAATCCGCAAGCCCGCCAACAGCTGCGCAGCCTCCTACCTGCCGCCGACACCCTGGTGCTGGCGGGCGTGGGGCATTGCCTGCTCAGCCCGGCCCTCGTGCCCACCGTGTGTGGCTGGATCGAGGGCCTGCCATGA
- a CDS encoding aminotransferase class I/II-fold pyridoxal phosphate-dependent enzyme, whose amino-acid sequence MRRQLAAIPPQRRRGLRSFAPAATAATLDLATPHSRSAPLLDLASNDYLGLSRHPEVVSAAQAAAASQGLGAGASRLVSGSRPVHGELEAALAAWLGREQVLLFPSGFQANLAAVGALADRHSLVLADRLIHHSLLTGVRASGARLQRFAHNDLAQLDSQLQAARQSAPEQRLLVLSESLFSMQGTSVDVAALTALCAEHGAALLLDEAHALGVLGPGGRGLGHNQPEIALISGTFGKAFGGGGAFLAGDALVGDWLLQSSGAFRYTTALAPPLAAGALAALALIQAEPRGEALLQRAARWRAGLEAAGWPRPPGTGPILPLLVGNDLRALELQQRLEAAGLLSVAIRPPTVPEGTARLRLVLRHDLPAGTLERLLTALGSPACS is encoded by the coding sequence TTGCGGCGTCAACTCGCAGCCATTCCCCCCCAGCGCCGCCGCGGCCTGCGCAGCTTTGCCCCCGCCGCAACCGCCGCCACCCTTGATCTGGCAACTCCCCACAGCAGGAGTGCCCCCCTGCTGGATCTAGCCAGCAACGACTACCTGGGCCTGAGCCGTCACCCCGAGGTGGTGTCAGCCGCCCAGGCCGCCGCGGCCAGCCAGGGACTGGGGGCCGGAGCATCGCGGCTGGTGAGCGGCAGTCGGCCGGTGCATGGCGAGCTAGAGGCAGCGCTGGCTGCCTGGCTGGGGCGCGAGCAGGTGCTGCTATTCCCCAGCGGCTTTCAGGCAAACCTGGCGGCGGTAGGGGCCCTGGCCGATCGCCACAGCCTGGTGCTGGCCGACCGGCTGATCCACCACTCCCTGCTCACCGGGGTGCGCGCCAGCGGTGCCCGGTTGCAGCGCTTCGCCCACAACGACCTGGCCCAGCTCGACTCCCAGCTGCAAGCAGCCCGCCAGAGCGCTCCCGAGCAGCGGCTGCTGGTGCTGAGCGAGAGCCTGTTCTCGATGCAGGGCACCAGTGTGGATGTGGCGGCCCTGACGGCCCTCTGCGCCGAACACGGCGCCGCCCTGCTGCTCGATGAGGCCCATGCCCTGGGGGTGCTCGGCCCCGGCGGACGGGGGTTGGGCCACAACCAGCCCGAAATCGCCCTGATCAGCGGCACCTTCGGCAAGGCTTTTGGTGGCGGCGGGGCCTTTCTGGCCGGCGATGCCCTGGTGGGGGACTGGCTGCTGCAATCCAGCGGCGCCTTCCGCTACACCACAGCCCTTGCCCCACCTTTGGCCGCCGGCGCCCTGGCTGCCCTGGCCCTGATTCAGGCCGAACCCCGCGGCGAGGCCCTGCTGCAGCGAGCCGCCCGTTGGCGCGCCGGCCTGGAAGCGGCCGGCTGGCCGCGGCCGCCAGGCACCGGGCCGATCCTGCCGCTGCTGGTGGGCAACGATCTCCGGGCTCTCGAGCTGCAACAAAGATTGGAAGCAGCCGGCCTATTGAGCGTGGCCATCCGCCCCCCCACCGTGCCCGAAGGCACGGCGCGGCTGCGGCTGGTGCTGCGCCACGACCTACCGGCGGGCACATTGGAGCGATTGCTCACAGCGCTGGGGAGTCCTGCATGCAGCTGA